The region CGGGCTCACGGGCAGCGTTATCCAGAACCGTCTCCCCCTCCGCGAGAACTGCGGCCGTGAGAATATTCTCTGTGGCGCCCACCGAGGGGAAGTCGAGCTTGATGTTCGCACCGCGCAAACGCTCCGCCTCTGCTACAACGCATCCGTGGTGGATGTAGGTTTTCGCACCGAGCTTTTCCAGGCCCGACTGATGCATATCGAGCGGACGCGAACCAATTGCATCGCCTCCGGGAAGTGCAACAATCGCGTTGCGAGTCCTCGCCGTCAGCGGCCCAAGTACGCAAACCGAAGCACGGAACTGCCGAACCGCATCGAAATCAGCGTGATGAGACAAGTTCTCCGGCACAGTAATAGCGATTCGAGAGCCCTGCCGGTCAACCGTGCACCCAAGCCCCTCAAGAACCTTCTGCATCAGCGGAACATCATCAATCTCGGGGCAGTTATTCAACACTGTTGTCCCCTGCGCAAGAAGCGCCGCGCCCATCAGCTTCAAAACCGAGTTCTTGGCACCCGCTACCCGCACATGACCGCGGAGGGTTGCTCCACCTTTGACCAGAAATCGTTCATTTCCCACTCCCCCAGAAAACCATATTTCGGCATACCGCGCCTACGCTTGGAGTCATGAGCGTTCACCTGACCCGCATTTACACCCGTACCGGCGACGACGGAACTACAGGATTGTCCGATTTCAGCAGAGTCGCCAAGGACGATCCGCGACTTGTCGCCTACGCCAACTGCGAGGAAGCTAACGCCGCAATAGGCCAGGCTCTCTCGCTCGGCACGCTTACCGACGATGTCTCAGTAGTTTTACGCCATATTCAAAACGACCTCTTTGATGCCGGCGCAGACCTTGCCACCCCTGTCGAGGAGAATCCGAAATATCCCCCACTACGCATCGAGCCCGAGTACATCGAGCAGCTAGAGACCTGGTGCGATGAATTCAACGAGCACCTACCGAAACTCGACTCGTTCATTCTCCCGGGAGGCGCCCCCGCCGCAGCGATGCTGCACACCGCTCGCGTGATTACCCGTCGCGCGGAGCGCTCTGCCTGGACAGCCGTGCGCGAGTTCCCCTCGAACACCTCGGTACTGCCGGCCAAATACTTGAATCGGCTCTCGGATCTGCTGTTCATTCTCTCGCGCGTCGCCAATGAAGGAAACGATGTGAAGTGGGTTCCAGGAGGCCAGCGCACCGCAGAGCGCGAAGCCGTCCTGAACGCGAAAAAGCGCCGAGCTCACAAAAAGCCCGACGCCTCTTAGGCTCGCCCTAAGCACCAATCCCCCACTCTGCTTGCCGACGACGTTTTCCGGGCGGGCCCGAGCGGGCGTCGGCAAGCGAAAATCACGGCAGCGCGCCGATGCGGCGAGCGGCGTTGACGGCCTCGTAGCGGGTGTGCGCACCGAGCTTGCGCATAACGGAGCGGAGGTAGGACTTGACGGTCTCGGCGCCGATGCCCATCTCCTCTGCAGCCTCGACGTTGGTGTGGCCGAGGGCGACACAAGCGAGCACGTCGAGCTCGCGGGCGGAGAGCTTCGTGGTCTGCTTCACGCGGACCGGAGTGACCATCTGATCACACAGCACCTCGAGCTCCTGGCGGAGCTTTTCATCGTCGACGCGGTTGGCGAGCATGCGCAGCTTCGAGTGAGTGGAGCGGACCTGCTCCCACTCGGCGCCGTTCATAATGCGGCCGCCCTTGCCGCCGCCGGTGCGGTCCATGTTTCGGCAGGCATCGACCACGGCGAGATCCTGCTCGAGGCAGCGCGCGGTCATGGTGACCTCTTCGAGGACCTTATCCCCGAGTCGGACCGAGGAGTGAACGCCGCCGTAGAGAACGCCGCGGACCAGGCGAGAAACAATAACTGGGACTGCGACGAGGGAATGCAGACCTTCGTCGCGAATCTTGTCGTCATACTCGTGAGTGATGACTTTCGCGCGGAGGTAGTCACTGACACCGACCGGGCGGCGAGTTGCTAGGACGCGCCCACCGACGCCGGCGCCCGACTCGATAGTGAGGTTCTGCAGGGCTGGCGTGCGCAGCCCAACCCAGTGGCTGATCTGCATCTTCCCACTGTCGGTGACCTCTGCGTACAGTGTGACCGGAATTCCAGTCGCATTCTTCAGAGCCACCAGGGATGACTTGATAACTTCAGCATCATCCAGAATGCGGTGGGGGTCCATCTAGCATCCTCCTGCGTCAAGAGTGTCAGGCTTTACCTAAAAGCCGATTCAACGGTGCCCGGACGGTGACCCGTTCGGGGTTGAATATCCATACAAAGTAGATAGTACCCTCCGAACGGGTACACCTGCATTAAGGCATCTGTCACATAATCTTAGGAAATAACCAGGTTTCTCTACAAGTACGTACAGCAATAAATGGCTTCCGCTTCGAAAATCACACCCGGAACGCCCCATGAAATTCGGGTTTACTACACGCTCGCCCTGTGAGGTCCACTCCCCCTCGAAATACCCCTCCGATACCAAACGTCCTGAACATACCCCCAAATCGGGCAATACTTTGAGTACCTATTCCACTATTCAATGGATTGAAGTATTGTCATTCATGCAACAGGTTTTACCGCATTGGAACCTTTGGCACGCGACCTCCACGCGCACGCCAGGGCACTGATGAGGTAAACGCAAGAGGGAATCCGGTGAGAATCCGGAGCTGTCCCGCAGCGGTAATCTGGAACGAAATTTGCCACAAGCACTGGCTCGCGTCGGGAAGCGGCAAAAAGTAGGAATGCACCGTGTTGAGGTTCTGCCAACAAGAAGCACTAAGACTGGCAGTCGTCATCCCCTCAACCGGTTGCCATGCCAGGAAGTCCGAATACCTGCCTGATGCGCCGAGGCTACCGAGCCCGGCCACTGAGATCGCCCGCGGACAGGCGTGACGTGAAAAACAGGCGGAGAAATGCGACAGCTCCGTCGGCTTTTCAGGGGCGATTACGCCTGCCCGCGGGCTTTCTCGTACATTTCTTTAGGACAATGGCTCCTTATTAAATCCCGCGCCAAATGCAGTGCTTTTTATTCCCCTGCATCTAGATCCTCGGGACTATTGATAGTCCTTCCCAGGGCTTTCGACACTAAAGGTGCCCACGGCATAGCCAAGCGTGCACTATCCATAAGCTGCCGGTCCGACAGGATTTTTGCCTTCTCGTCAACACACAGGCGACCATCGGCCAATACTGCGGCACGGTCGCAAAAGCTCCAGGCAAAATCAATATCATGGGTTGCCACAACCACAGCAGTGCCACCTTCATGGAACTGATTCAAAGTTTGCAGCAGCTGGCGCGTTGCCTGCGGGTCAAGCCCGGCGGAAGGCTCGTCGAGAAGCAAAACCCGAGGGTGCATGGCCAGTGCCCCGGCGAGGGCTACGCGCTTGCGCTGCCCATAAGAGAGCTGATGCGGAACGCGCTCCGCCAGGTCGGAAATCTCCGCAAGCTCGAGCGCTTGATGCACACGCTCGACAACCTCGGATTCAGCCAATCCCATATTCACAGGCCCAAAAGAGACGTCGCTGAAAACACTGGCAGCGAAAATCTGCTCGTCTGGGTCCTGCGTGACCATCTGGATATTGCGGCGTACCGCGTTGCGTCCGTCGCGGTTATACGAATAGGGCTCACCGTCCAGGGACACCCCGCCCGAAGTCGGCTCAAGCGAGCCCGCGAGGATGCGTAGCAGCGTCGACTTGCCCGAGCCGTTGGCGCCGAGGAGAGCCAGACGCTCCCCCTCCCCAATCGCGAGTTCCGCGGATTTGAGGACCTCGAGGTGGTCGTAGGAATAGGCCACCCCCTTGGCAGTCACAATCTTGGGAACTGGTTTATCGTTCATTGCCTGATTTCTCATCACCCTTGATCTCTCATCACATCGCCCAGTTCACTAATACCCACGCCACGACAAGCGCGATCAAGATGCCCACCGAGACAGACACAAAACGTAGGTCCAGCGGACGCGAAATCACCAGCACGCGCATCGAGCCAGGTTCAGCGCGCAACTCAATCCCCTGCTGCATCCGCCGCGCACGAGAGAAGGCGATGACAAACAGGCTCGCGGACTGCCCCGCGGTATCCCGAACCATCGAACGCCGCGTCAGGTGTCCCAACCTCCTGGCTTGGGCGTCCGCCATTGCCCTCGCAGAGTCAATTAGCACGCCGGTCATGCGATAAATCAACTCCGCCAAGTAAGTGACCGAACGAGGAATCCCGTGCCTGCTTAACCAGGACAGCAGCTCCGATAGCGGTGTGGTCAGCGCAAAAGCCATGGTGCAGCAAATGCCCGCAGCCGAGCGCAGCACTACCTCGAGCATTCGGATCGGCCCGGTGGGCGAAAGCGAAAATCCCGACGAATCAAGAGCCACCAAAAGGGGCAAGGCCCCGACGAGCACGAACGTCGCCGGAGCCAAGACCATTGCGGCATAGAGTTTCAGGGGCACCTTCGCGATGATCGCAATGACCAGCGCGAGCACTCCGATAATAGGGGCAAATGGAATTGGCGGCAGTGCCACCGCCAGGATGAGGAGCCCTCCGAGAAGAAGTACTTTCTCCCCAACATTCCGCCGCGCCCACCTACTTCGGGCCGCTGCTACTTCTAGGGCATTCACTTACGCGTCTACCTACTCCTCGCGGACACCGGATCGGGACTTGGAGTTGTCCGCAGTCCGATTCTTGCCGCGGTAGTAGCCGATAGCGTAACCGAGGACGCCCGCGCCAAGGCCCGCCTGAAGCGCGAAGAGTCCAGACTCGACCTCTCCCGGCAGTTCTCCCACGAGTGGCTCAAACCACGGCTCGTAGCCCGGATCGGTCTCCATGATTACGTCGCTTGCGATGGCATCAGTTCCGCCGAACTGCTCCTCCTCCGCCGGGTCGCCAAAGTTGAAGAACATCGGGAAGACGGCAATCAGCGCAATGGCACCAATCAGAATCGCCGTTACCAGGCCCGAGTTCTTGCGGGGAGCCTGCGTGCTGGTGGTGGAATTTTCCATGATTATCTCTCCTCTTTTTGCCTACCGACGCCTACTGCTTGCTTCCGGACATGGAAGCTGGGCGGTGGGTCTCGTCACTGCTGCTTTCTGGAGCGTTGGCGGCCTGGGGCTTCGTCGCAAAGCGAGAGAGGAACCCGAGATCGGCGAGCTCAGAGTGAGCGACGACGAGGAGGGTGCGGACGACGATTACGGTGACCAGGGCCTCGATGATGGCCAGCGGGATCTGGGTGACCGCGAAGAGCCCGATGAAGGTGGTGAAAGCGCCCGCGAATCCGCCGGGCTCGGCCGGGTGAGCGATGGCGAGCTGGGTGGAGGTCACGACGTAGGTCGACAGGTCAGCGAAGAACGCCGCCATGAAAACGCCTGGGAGCAGGCCCCCACCGAGCTTGCGCGTGATCGCGTAAGCCGCGTAGCCGACCCATGGGCCCACGATGGCCATGGAAAAGATATTCGCGCCGAGGGTCGTAATACCACCGTGCGCAAGAAGGATGGCTTGGAAGAGCAGGACAATCGTACCTAGCAGCGCCATCACGGGTGGCTTGAAAATAACGGCACCCAGTCCGGTTCCGGTCGGATGGGAGGTCGAGCCGGTCACGGACGGAACCTTCAGTGCGGAAAGAACGAAAGTAAAAGCACCGGCCGCGCCGAGCAGAAGGCCACTACCGGGATGTTCCTTCATGATGCGCTTAGCCTGGGCGGCACCGTAGATGACGAAAGGCGCGGCAGCGACGCCCCATCCGATGCAATGAGTAATGGGAAGGAATCCCTCTGCAATATGCATGATTTTAGTTTTCTTCCTACGGCGCCACTCACCTCGACGGCACCGTTCGACTGCCGACCGGCTTGTGCAGGTCGGATGATTTCCAGTCGGTCTCCTGGCTGACGAGTAGCCCAGACCTTATCTCAGAGCCTGAGCGGGCGACACGCGCCTTCCCCAGTTCGAGTCCTTCTCCGTTTAACGACGGAGACGATCTCGACCGAGTGGCGTTCGCGTGCCGCGACAACGAAACAGTCCGGTCACTGAGGGACCTGCCTTTGGGGCTTCGACTATTTCGCTGCACTCGATCACAGTGGCGAGGGCCGCTGCTTATTCTCAAAACATTCCCGTTAACTGAAAATCAACACCAATGTTAGTAGTTGCGAACAAAATTGAATTGCCTTTACCCTCACATTGACGTAGTCACAATGAACCGAACCCAACGCGAGTGCCGTTGCGGGGATTCATCGGGCGGGCATGCTGCCGATTACTCGACAAAAGTTGGACACGTCACAGAAATATAGACCAACTGGTCTGTACTTAATCGCCGAAAGGGCGTACACTACGTGACGAACCAACAACTGATTAGAAAATCCTCTGCGGTTTTCGGAAATGGATAAGACAAAATGACCATTTACAATGATGTCACTGATCTGGTCGGCAATACCCCGCTGGTCAAGTTGAACCGCATCTCCGAGGGACTCCCGGGCAACATTATTGCCAAGCTGGAGTTTTACAACCCGGCTAACTCGGTCAAGGACCGTATTGGTAAGGCGATTATTGAAGCAGCCGAGCGCTCCGGCGAGCTGAAGCCGGGCGGAACCATCGTCGAGGGAACCTCGGGTAACACCGGCATCGCGCTGGCAATGGTCGGCGCAGCCCGCGGTTACAAGGTCATCCTCACTATGCCGGACACCATGAGCCAGGAGCGCCGCGTAGTCCTGCGCGCCTTCGGCGCCGAGCTCGTACTTACCCCGGGTGCCGATGGCATGCGCGGCGCGGTAGAAAAGGCCAACGAGATTGTCGCCAACACTGACAACGCCATCCTCGCCTCCCAGTTCGCCAATTCGGCCAACCCGGCAATCCACGAGGCAACCACCGGCGAAGAGATCTGGAACGCGACCGACGGAAAGATCGATTACTTCGTGGCCGGCATCGGCACCGGCGGCACCATCACCGGTGCGGGCCGGACGCTGAAGAAGCACAACGCTGACGTGAAGCTCGTCGCAGTTGAGCCGAAGGACTCCCCGCTTCTGACCGAGGGCAAGGCCGGCCCGCACAAGATTCAGGGCCTTGGCGCCAACTTCATCCCGGAGATTCTGGATCAGGACATCCTCGACGAGGTCATCGACGTCACCAACGAGGACGCGATTGCCGTTTCCCGCGAGGTAGCCAAGCTCGAAGGCATTCTCGGCGGCATCTCGGCCGGTGCGAACATCAAGGCAGCGCTCGAAGTTGCCGCACGACCGGAGGCAGAGGGCAAGAACATTGTCGTAATCGTCCCCGACTTCGGCGAGCGCTACGTCTCCTCCATCCTTTACGAAGAACTGCGCGACTAATTTTTCGCAGTCGTACCCGCTAGTGCGGCATTTTCTACACGCTGGCTAGCGGGTTTTCGTCTCTCCGAATCGCCGAACGGCTAGGATTGTTTCCTATGATTGAATTCTTCAGAATCCTCAAAGAGGATCTGGACAATGCCCGGGCGCACGACCCCGCGGCGCGCAGCGACGTCGAGAACGCCGTCGTCTACTCGGGGCTGCACGCAATTTGGATTCACAGGATTTCGCACAGGCTTTGGCTGCGCGGCGGAATGGCTAAGGGACTCGCCCGCGTGCTGTCGCAGTTTGCTCGCGCATTAACTGGCATTGAAATCCACCCGGGCGCGACCATTGGCCGTCGCTTCTTCATCGACCACGGAATGGGCGTCGTTATCGGCGAAACAGCCGAAATTGGCGACGGCTGCATGCTCTACCACGGGGTCACCCTGGGCGGGCGTTCCCTGGAGAAAGTCAAGCGCCACCCGACGCTGGAGGATAACGTGACCGTCGGCGC is a window of Corynebacterium lactis RW2-5 DNA encoding:
- a CDS encoding energy-coupling factor ABC transporter ATP-binding protein gives rise to the protein MNDKPVPKIVTAKGVAYSYDHLEVLKSAELAIGEGERLALLGANGSGKSTLLRILAGSLEPTSGGVSLDGEPYSYNRDGRNAVRRNIQMVTQDPDEQIFAASVFSDVSFGPVNMGLAESEVVERVHQALELAEISDLAERVPHQLSYGQRKRVALAGALAMHPRVLLLDEPSAGLDPQATRQLLQTLNQFHEGGTAVVVATHDIDFAWSFCDRAAVLADGRLCVDEKAKILSDRQLMDSARLAMPWAPLVSKALGRTINSPEDLDAGE
- the cysK gene encoding cysteine synthase A, with product MTIYNDVTDLVGNTPLVKLNRISEGLPGNIIAKLEFYNPANSVKDRIGKAIIEAAERSGELKPGGTIVEGTSGNTGIALAMVGAARGYKVILTMPDTMSQERRVVLRAFGAELVLTPGADGMRGAVEKANEIVANTDNAILASQFANSANPAIHEATTGEEIWNATDGKIDYFVAGIGTGGTITGAGRTLKKHNADVKLVAVEPKDSPLLTEGKAGPHKIQGLGANFIPEILDQDILDEVIDVTNEDAIAVSREVAKLEGILGGISAGANIKAALEVAARPEAEGKNIVVIVPDFGERYVSSILYEELRD
- a CDS encoding energy-coupling factor ABC transporter permease, translating into MHIAEGFLPITHCIGWGVAAAPFVIYGAAQAKRIMKEHPGSGLLLGAAGAFTFVLSALKVPSVTGSTSHPTGTGLGAVIFKPPVMALLGTIVLLFQAILLAHGGITTLGANIFSMAIVGPWVGYAAYAITRKLGGGLLPGVFMAAFFADLSTYVVTSTQLAIAHPAEPGGFAGAFTTFIGLFAVTQIPLAIIEALVTVIVVRTLLVVAHSELADLGFLSRFATKPQAANAPESSSDETHRPASMSGSKQ
- the epsC gene encoding serine O-acetyltransferase EpsC — encoded protein: MIEFFRILKEDLDNARAHDPAARSDVENAVVYSGLHAIWIHRISHRLWLRGGMAKGLARVLSQFARALTGIEIHPGATIGRRFFIDHGMGVVIGETAEIGDGCMLYHGVTLGGRSLEKVKRHPTLEDNVTVGAGAKVLGPITIGAGSAIGANSVVTRGCPPDSIVVGIPGKVRPAKPGEHKALFDPAIYVQGDGDFI
- a CDS encoding energy-coupling factor ABC transporter substrate-binding protein encodes the protein MENSTTSTQAPRKNSGLVTAILIGAIALIAVFPMFFNFGDPAEEEQFGGTDAIASDVIMETDPGYEPWFEPLVGELPGEVESGLFALQAGLGAGVLGYAIGYYRGKNRTADNSKSRSGVREE
- a CDS encoding cob(I)yrinic acid a,c-diamide adenosyltransferase; translated protein: MSVHLTRIYTRTGDDGTTGLSDFSRVAKDDPRLVAYANCEEANAAIGQALSLGTLTDDVSVVLRHIQNDLFDAGADLATPVEENPKYPPLRIEPEYIEQLETWCDEFNEHLPKLDSFILPGGAPAAAMLHTARVITRRAERSAWTAVREFPSNTSVLPAKYLNRLSDLLFILSRVANEGNDVKWVPGGQRTAEREAVLNAKKRRAHKKPDAS
- the ramA gene encoding acetate metabolism transcriptional regulator RamA; the encoded protein is MDPHRILDDAEVIKSSLVALKNATGIPVTLYAEVTDSGKMQISHWVGLRTPALQNLTIESGAGVGGRVLATRRPVGVSDYLRAKVITHEYDDKIRDEGLHSLVAVPVIVSRLVRGVLYGGVHSSVRLGDKVLEEVTMTARCLEQDLAVVDACRNMDRTGGGKGGRIMNGAEWEQVRSTHSKLRMLANRVDDEKLRQELEVLCDQMVTPVRVKQTTKLSARELDVLACVALGHTNVEAAEEMGIGAETVKSYLRSVMRKLGAHTRYEAVNAARRIGALP
- the cbiQ gene encoding cobalt ECF transporter T component CbiQ, whose product is MNALEVAAARSRWARRNVGEKVLLLGGLLILAVALPPIPFAPIIGVLALVIAIIAKVPLKLYAAMVLAPATFVLVGALPLLVALDSSGFSLSPTGPIRMLEVVLRSAAGICCTMAFALTTPLSELLSWLSRHGIPRSVTYLAELIYRMTGVLIDSARAMADAQARRLGHLTRRSMVRDTAGQSASLFVIAFSRARRMQQGIELRAEPGSMRVLVISRPLDLRFVSVSVGILIALVVAWVLVNWAM